TGTTCGATTCCACACCTCAGCCGTGGGTTCACGGTGTTGTGACTATCTCTTCCCCACATGACGGAACCACCTTTACCGGTTTTGTAGATGAAGTCCTTCCTCAGGCACAAAAATTGCTTGCCGGTTTCGGGACATTAACGGGAGGTAAGAAGAAAGCGGAGTTAGATTTACAACTGGATCAATGGGGCCTAAAAAGGGAGCGCGGGGAATCTTTTCACGATTACATCCAACGCGCTAAAAAGAGTAAAGTATGGAAAACTTCAGACCAGAGCAAATGGGACTTAAGTCCTAATGGAGCCAAAGAGTTAAATCAGTGGGTCAATGCATCTCCCAATGTCTATTACTTCTCCATCGCCAACGAGCAGACTCGCAGCAGTCTTTTCAATCGTAAACAACGACCCGAATTATTAATGAATCCCCTATTTTACGCTGGTAGTATTCATATGGGACGATACCGGGGTAACGAAAATGGCATTACGATCAATGCAGACTGGTGGCAAAATGACGGCATTGTAAATACCAATTCGATGGATGGACCTACTATCGGTTCAAATGACCAAATTGTACATTACGACGGCACACCGCAACGCGGCAAGTGGAACTATATGGGTAAGATGAAATCATTCGATCACTTTGATATCGTTGGAGCTGGCGTACGCGATTTACGCTCATGGTACCGTGATTTGGCGACTATGCTCTCCTCTTTACCTGAGTAATAATCTACTTCCAAATTTACACTCTAAAGGTTGAAATAGGAGGCATAAAGCCTCCTGCCCTCACCTATAACACTTAAATCCTTCTCTCAACAGGCATCAGCTATATCACCATCCACAGGCGTGTAACCCTTATTTAAATCTGAAAATAAAGATAATTTCACTAACTATAGGAGGAATTAAAAATGCGTCGACTCCCTATCCTTCGACTCTCTGTTATTCTGGTGCTTACCATGCTGTTAAGCATGACATCGTTCAGCGGTTCACTCTTTGCTGTCACTCCATTGACTGAGGTAGATCAAGATCACCCCTATAACCGCTCGGTTAAAGAAGCAGAACAAGAGAAAAACATCAACCCACAGTTGGATATTAAGCTCACTTCAGACAAAAACGCAAACAACTACCCAATAGTTCTGGTTCACGGATTAGGTGGTTTTAAAGACTTGTATGGCATCCCATACTGGGGTGGACTAACCAATATTCCACGTGACCTCCGCAATAAAGGATATGAAGTGTATGTAGCCGAAATCGGACCAGTATCGAGTAACTGGGATCGCGCAGCTGAGCTATATGCTCAAATTAAAGGCGGTACTGTCGACTACGGTGAAGCCCATGCCGCCGAGCACGGGCATCTACGTTTCGGACGTACCTATGATGGACTATATCCAGAGTGGGGAGAGGTAAACCCAAAGACAGGTAAAGTAAATAAAGTTCATTTAATTGGACATAGTCTCGGGGGCCCCACTTCACGTGCACTCATTCAGTTGTTAGAAGAAGGGCATCCGGCTGAAGTATCGACCACCTCTGCTACTAAGCTCTCCCCTCTTTTCCAAGGAAAAAAAGAATGGGTACACAGTGCCGTCTCTCTTTCCTCTCCACACGACGGAAGCACAGCCACCTATTATATAGATAACCTTATCCCGCACATCCAAGAAATTCTCGCTGTCTTTGCTGCTCTCCAAGGTAACCACTCCACCGTGGAGTTTGATTTTCAACTCGATCACTGGGGCTTAAAGAGGGAAGCAGGTGAATCCTTTGACAGCTATGTAAATCGAGTGAAGAAGAGCAACATCTGGAAGACAAAAGATACAGCCAAATGGGATGCTCGTCCTATCGGTGCTCAAGAATTAAATGAATGGATACAAGGTTCTTCTTCTGTCTACTACTTCTCTCTCAGCACAGAGCAAACATACCGCAGTATTTTCACTGGCTATCACAAACCCGAGCTCTTTATGAACCCAATCTTCTACGATGGTTCCCGCTTTATGGGAAGACACCGTTCCTCTACGGATGGCATTCATACAGGTAGCGATTGGTGGGAAAATGATGGCGTCGTCAACACCAACTCTATGGATGGCCCCACACTCCACTCTGATGAACAGATCGTCACATATGACGGAAGTGCTGAGCGTGGAAAATGGAATCACTTAGGTACCCTAAACTCTGTTGATCATCTCGATGTGATCGGCATTGGGGTACGTGACATGCGTTGGCTCTTCCGAGATATGGCTGAAATGCTTACTTCCCTTCCCGACTAACGAAATACCCCCACTGGAGAGTGGGGGTATACTCAATCTATCTAGTTATTTTCTCAATCTGACCACGAATCTCACCCGGCGGATTTTGTTCCGTATGCACGTTAACATACGATTCTCCTGATCCCATCAAAATAAATAAGTCGCCAATTGTTTTCCCTTCCAAAGGACCGACGAGATTCTCCTTAGTCAAACTAAATGTTACATTACCTGCAGTCATACTAACCCCAGGCACCGTCTGACCAAATAAAAAGGCGACAACAGGACCATTAATCCCAGGACCACCAGCATGGATATGCGCTTGCGTCATTTTCCCAATATTAGCTATATTAAGCGAGTAAGATACCTTCGTTAAACTTCTATTAAACACAAATCCCGTGAAACCAGAAGCATTTGAGATAATAGGAGGTACTTCATTGCCTCCCTTCATGACAGCAAAAAAAGTACGGGACACCCTATCTCCCCCCTTTACTACTTATCTACTATATTATATGTAGAATAGAAGATAAGAGTGTCGGCAAAGATATCCTCAAACCTTTTATGTACTTAGAATAGACAGATCGTGGCGATCCAAATACTTTTTATCAGACCGCCCGCAACTTTCATCCATAGCTAATCTGTCCGCGAATCTCACCTGGCGGATAAAGAGTCGTGTGCACGTTAACATAAGTGCCTCCCGCATCCATTCTTGCGAGCAAAGCGGCGAACGACTCCCCCTTCAGCGGCCCCACAAAATCTTGCTTTGTAATTGTACCAGTAACATTTCCTCTTCCTATCGTGATCGGACGGCTAAATGAGTCATACAGGTAGACAACAATTGGCCCAACTTCTCCGCGCTCTCCCAAGTGAATATGAGCTTGTGTAAAACGATATAGGTCACTAAAATCGAGCAAAAAAGATAACTGTTCTTCATCAGGACTTAAAATAAAGGTAACGCTCCCACCCGCTATTGTTTGTACCGGTGGTACCTCTTCTGCCCCAGATAAAAACGCATAGTACGTGGTCGGCATCAATTTGCCCCCTCATGCCCCATGATAGTTATCCTATGTACGAAACAATCGGACTGTTACGTAATCGAAAGAGACATATTTAGTGAGTAGGGCTCCAGATATAATTTCAAGGGACTAGGAACTATGACTCTGTTCTTTCTTTAACATCGACCACAATACTTTCAAAATAAACTCCGTCTAGATAAACATCGAGTCGCCACATTCCCGCTTCAGGCAGTGTTATGCTGGATACTACTGAAGTATCAGCTCCGTTATTTGGAACAGCGGGTTCTAACTTTTCGAATAATAATCTCTCTTCTCTATCGCTATCCTTCCTTACTCCTCTTACCTCCATCGTGGGACGATCTTCAGTTTTCACTTCATCTCCCCAGATATGCCACATAACCTTTCGGGGCTGACCTGCTACAAAGACATCATTGTCTGGGAATCCCAGTTTATTCGGAATGCCTACCATAGCCAATCCACTTGTGTTAAATGTAGAGCTAAGGGTCCAATCCGCTTTTTCTGAAGGGGCGGGGGCAACCGTTACTTGTGGCTCACGCTTGGAATCAGTCTCTTCCTGACTTTGACACCCGAAAAGAATAGCTGACAAGATCAATATTGATATAGAAATCTTTTTCACCTAGTATCTTCCTTTCTTAGGTCTCATCGTGACTGGGTCAAAGACCAGCCTTAACAACATACATTTTCTCTCATGATATCGTTAAGGTTGGTCTTTATAGATTTTTCTAATCGAGAGAAGCATAAAAGACAGGGTAGTCATAGATCATGTAGCTAAGGATAATAACAAGGATGATTACAATAAGATGCCGTAGAAATTTGCCCATAGCTCCTAATCACAAAGAGCAGAATAATTCCTGCTCTCCATAATTGCTCTCACCTCCCCAGATAAGTTGTTACTAGATAAGCGCTTTGTTCACACGCACGATGACCTTAAACAGATCACCATCCAGTTCAACTCGCATACTTCCTTCATGCACATCCACAATGGACTGCGCAATCGCTAACCCTAAGCCCGATCCTTCCGTATGCCGAGATACATCTCCTCGTTTAAAACGCTCCATCAATTCGCCTACATTTTCTCCCAACTCATAACGTGTTACGTTTTTAACTATAAAGATAGCCTCCTGCAACTCTTCTCGCAAAGAGAGATAAACTCTAGTATCCGGAAGCGAATATTTGTATGCATTAACAATGAGATTATCCAGTAATCTCCACCAGCGTTGTCCATCCACGTATGCATACAGAGGGGATTCAGGAAGTGTCACTCGTACATTAAGTCCAGCACGAGCAAAGTCCTCTTCGTGCTCAGCTAAAGCTTGTTGTAAGAGTTGTGTGAGATCGACCTCTTCTATACGTAGCTTTAAATTTCCTGTCGCCATCTTTGAAACCTCAAACAAATCATCAATTAATTTTTTTAACCTCTCTGATTTTCGATCGAGTATATGAATATATTTTTGTTGTTCCTCTTTAGTCAGCTCTGTATCTTTTAACAGATTGGTATAGGTAATCATCGCGGTAAGAGGGGTGCGGAGATCATGGCTCACATTGGAGATCAGTTCGGTTTTGAGACGCTCACTCTTATCCTGTTCACGTTGAGAACGTTTCAATCCCTTTCGAATTTGCTCTAAATGAACAGCGTGGCTGGTAACCACCGTTTTTCCCCTTTGCGGAAATTCTTCCTGAAGTTCTCCTGCTGCCAGCTGTTCTGTCATCACGAAGAGACGATTAATATAGCCAACTCGTGCCATCGAGTACACCACTGTTGGAAAACCGATAAGGAGGACACAAAGTAGATAAACAATAATCATTTGAGGAATAAAGATGACGCTGATCGTTCCGATTCCCCAAAAGAAGGTTACCACGCCAACAACGATAATAGGCCCACTCATCGACATCTTTAAAAAGACATCTTGCGCCCCTTTTATTTGCATAACGAGCCAGCCTTCTTTCACTTTCTGTAGGAATAACTTCCCCCCTCGAGTTTCCTTCCATAGCCAGATGAGTTGATGTAAAGCACTCCAGAAGAACGCACTGTAGAGAAGCACACTGAATAAAAAATCATTCCAATACGGATAGCCCTTAGAATAAATCCC
This sequence is a window from Mechercharimyces sp. CAU 1602. Protein-coding genes within it:
- a CDS encoding CHRD domain-containing protein is translated as MSRTFFAVMKGGNEVPPIISNASGFTGFVFNRSLTKVSYSLNIANIGKMTQAHIHAGGPGINGPVVAFLFGQTVPGVSMTAGNVTFSLTKENLVGPLEGKTIGDLFILMGSGESYVNVHTEQNPPGEIRGQIEKITR
- a CDS encoding triacylglycerol lipase; this translates as MNYTTSFRIFFSFTLVITLLLYPLGNTAWAAPTSDPALSTAERSEQKILPSIEIEPVSSKKENNYPIVLVHGFVGFDELLGIEYWGGLTDYERDLRKRGHEVYTAEIGPVTSNWDRAAELYAQIKGGTVDYGKAHAAQHGHHRFGRSYSGLYPAWGDIDPETGSINKIHLIGHSMGGQTIRTLIQLLENGHENESASTSGGDLSPLFDSTPQPWVHGVVTISSPHDGTTFTGFVDEVLPQAQKLLAGFGTLTGGKKKAELDLQLDQWGLKRERGESFHDYIQRAKKSKVWKTSDQSKWDLSPNGAKELNQWVNASPNVYYFSIANEQTRSSLFNRKQRPELLMNPLFYAGSIHMGRYRGNENGITINADWWQNDGIVNTNSMDGPTIGSNDQIVHYDGTPQRGKWNYMGKMKSFDHFDIVGAGVRDLRSWYRDLATMLSSLPE
- a CDS encoding DUF4871 domain-containing protein, with the protein product MKKISISILILSAILFGCQSQEETDSKREPQVTVAPAPSEKADWTLSSTFNTSGLAMVGIPNKLGFPDNDVFVAGQPRKVMWHIWGDEVKTEDRPTMEVRGVRKDSDREERLLFEKLEPAVPNNGADTSVVSSITLPEAGMWRLDVYLDGVYFESIVVDVKERTES
- a CDS encoding CHRD domain-containing protein, whose translation is MPTTYYAFLSGAEEVPPVQTIAGGSVTFILSPDEEQLSFLLDFSDLYRFTQAHIHLGERGEVGPIVVYLYDSFSRPITIGRGNVTGTITKQDFVGPLKGESFAALLARMDAGGTYVNVHTTLYPPGEIRGQISYG
- a CDS encoding sensor histidine kinase KdpD — protein: MLEVVKKQGVYTYTWSVLIWFLFYIVGSIDEWIYRGGLAGTQFIVVVVSFSVALLLLCFPLRLRREWFTYPKVELIYSSWMFDLRLVLFAVNVVIVWAQAVEVLNLGIYSKGYPYWNDFLFSVLLYSAFFWSALHQLIWLWKETRGGKLFLQKVKEGWLVMQIKGAQDVFLKMSMSGPIIVVGVVTFFWGIGTISVIFIPQMIIVYLLCVLLIGFPTVVYSMARVGYINRLFVMTEQLAAGELQEEFPQRGKTVVTSHAVHLEQIRKGLKRSQREQDKSERLKTELISNVSHDLRTPLTAMITYTNLLKDTELTKEEQQKYIHILDRKSERLKKLIDDLFEVSKMATGNLKLRIEEVDLTQLLQQALAEHEEDFARAGLNVRVTLPESPLYAYVDGQRWWRLLDNLIVNAYKYSLPDTRVYLSLREELQEAIFIVKNVTRYELGENVGELMERFKRGDVSRHTEGSGLGLAIAQSIVDVHEGSMRVELDGDLFKVIVRVNKALI
- a CDS encoding triacylglycerol lipase: MRRLPILRLSVILVLTMLLSMTSFSGSLFAVTPLTEVDQDHPYNRSVKEAEQEKNINPQLDIKLTSDKNANNYPIVLVHGLGGFKDLYGIPYWGGLTNIPRDLRNKGYEVYVAEIGPVSSNWDRAAELYAQIKGGTVDYGEAHAAEHGHLRFGRTYDGLYPEWGEVNPKTGKVNKVHLIGHSLGGPTSRALIQLLEEGHPAEVSTTSATKLSPLFQGKKEWVHSAVSLSSPHDGSTATYYIDNLIPHIQEILAVFAALQGNHSTVEFDFQLDHWGLKREAGESFDSYVNRVKKSNIWKTKDTAKWDARPIGAQELNEWIQGSSSVYYFSLSTEQTYRSIFTGYHKPELFMNPIFYDGSRFMGRHRSSTDGIHTGSDWWENDGVVNTNSMDGPTLHSDEQIVTYDGSAERGKWNHLGTLNSVDHLDVIGIGVRDMRWLFRDMAEMLTSLPD